A window of the Falco rusticolus isolate bFalRus1 chromosome 1, bFalRus1.pri, whole genome shotgun sequence genome harbors these coding sequences:
- the SIRT4 gene encoding NAD-dependent protein lipoamidase sirtuin-4, mitochondrial encodes MFSARKLSGVCRAIRFHHCRSQSVSRTSPNLAFVPACLPPDPVEVEELQHFVSNSKRLFVMTGAGISTESGIPDYRSEGVGLYARTDRRPIQHAEFIRSASARQRYWARNFVGWPQFSSHQPNTAHLVLRNWEKLGKLHWLVTQNVDALHTKAGSQRMTELHGCTHRVFCLACGDQILRSELQEHFEALNPTWKAEAFGVAPDGDVFLTDEQVCNFQVPACSKCGGILKPDVTFFGDTVSREKVSFVHERLAESDSMLVAGSSMQVYSGYRFALAAREKQLPIAILNIGPTRLDHFASLKLNSRCGELLPLIVVDDTTS; translated from the exons ATGTTCTCTGCTAGGAAGTTGTCTGGAGTTTGCAGAGCCATCAGATTCCATCATTGCAGGTCCCAGTCTGTATCCAGAACCTCTCCAAACTTGGCTTTTGTGCCAGCCTGTCTTCCCCCAGATCCTGTGGAAGTAGAAGAGCTGCAGCACTTTGTTTCTAACTCCAAGAGGCTGTTTGTAATGACTGGAGCTGGAATCTCAACTGAATCTGGGATCCCAGATTACCGCTCTGAGGGTGTCGGACTCTACGCCAGGACAGACAGACGGCCCATCCAGCATGCTGAGTTCATCCGTAGTGCTAGTGCCCGGCAGCGGTACTGGGCAAGAAACTTTGTGGGCTGGCCCCAGTTCTCCTCCCATCAGCCGAACACAGCACACCTGGTACTAAGAAACTGGGAAAAGCTGGGGAAGCTGCACTGGCTGGTGACCCAGAATGTGGATGCTCTTCACACCAAAGCTGGGAGCCAGCGCATGACAGAATTGCACGGCTGCACACACAG GGTTTTCTGCCTGGCCTGTGGTGACCAAATCTTGCGCTCCGAGCTTCAGGAGCACTTTGAAGCTCTAAATCCTACCTGGAAAGCTGAAGCATTTGGTGTGGCTCCAGATGGGGATGTCTTCTTGACGGATGAGCAGGTGTGTAATTTCCAAGTCCCAGCCTGCAGTAAATGTGGGGGAATCCTGAAGCCCGATGTGACATTCTTTGGAGACACAGTGAGCCGGGAAAAAGTGAGTTTTGTGCACGAACGCCTGGCGGAATCAGACTCCATGCTGGTGGCAGGATCCTCTATGCAG GTATACTCTGGCTACAGGTTTGCTCTCGCTGCCCGGGAGAAGCAGCTGCCAATTGCGATCCTTAACATTGGGCCTACGAGGTTAGATCACTTTGCATCCTTAAAACTCAATTCCCGCTGtggagagctgctgcctttgatTGTTGTAGATGACACAACAAGCTGA